AGACAAtaataaacaagaaaagacCCGTGTTTTAACTCTGGCATCTCAGAGCAGAACACTCCCCTCCGGGAAAAGATTGACGGTTTAAATACTTCACTgttaaaaataattcaactGAAATTAGCTTTTGCATGTCATTTCAGAATACAgcgcaatttttatttaaccaTTGGTGCAATTATCTGCAATAACCGACAAGTTTCGAGCATAATCGTGGGCTTGGTATTTAAGGTAACTATTAGTTTTTTAAGTATTTGTTGTTTGGCTGTTCGGCCTTGGCAGCAAGAAGTAAAAATGGCCACTTCCGAGAATTACAGAAAGCCTTTGCCTATCGTTTTGTTCCATTAACACtggtgagaaaaaaaaataataataatattctGAGGCCTCAGGACGTATAGGCAGCCGGAAACCAATCTTTAGCTCGCAGAGCGGTACAAATTAGTTTAGGTAATAATATGTTACCGGAAAGAACACAGCAACCGAAACCGGGTTATGGGCGATATATGGGTGTTCCAAATTCGAAGCACGGAACAATATGTCCGTCGTACGGGTTTGTCCAGTTAATTTTGTTGTCCTAAACTAACTCTAGTTGGGAAATGAGAATCCCCTAAAGCAATATCTCCCGTCCTCTGGCTAAAACGAAAGTATAACCATGAAATGACGTCACAGTCAATAAGCAGCACGAAAGCGTATTTGTTTGTTCAGCTCGTCTTTTGAAAATCGAAGCAAGtttattttgaaagaaaaatataattatttCAGGTGTGATGGCCCCTAAAGCGTCGCTGGAATTCCAGTTCTTGTATATCCCTGTTCTTTAACCCTTCCGTGATGGTCGTTCTAGTACagagaagggggaaaaaaaacaaaaaaaccttttgATCTAACAACCGGTTTTCCCGACCTTGAAGTGCAGGTGGACGCATAAAATATGAGAATGTTCAACCATGTCTAGCAGTCGAGAATTCAAAGGAAAACCATGAATCACGCTATCAATCAACCTCAATTTCCATTCGTGACTCGGAGAAATAAGATCCTCAGATGCTGAGATTGAAGCAAAGGTTTCTAgtgaaaacattaaaaaaatcttccCCGCAAACGAATTTGCGACGCTTTTCTCGAGTATTGGTTTAGTCTAATACGCTCTACAATTAAAGCAAATTAAGCTATACGTAAAAATGTGATGGACATTTGAACAGACTTTATGCAAACGTTGCGCCGCATCAATTCCGCCGACGTGTGGCCTAAAAACCCAGTAAAAATTCGAGACATCTGAAAAAACTCGTATCCAGAAGAATTGATGAATGCGGTTGCGCACTTGCATGCAAGAATTTAGATGATGTCGTTATATCTATATATACAACCTACATCACTTGATTAACATACAAATagcatttctctttttaaaagaTAACTATCCTACCATTGGAATGTACAAAACATGACATGGTCCTTGTATGAGAACTCTATAACCTTTGCTTCTTGTACCGTAAAAGACGGGTGTGATTTCTAGCAGCcaggaaattgaaaaaaaaaaaaaaagaaacgctcCGTCCTCGTTCACGGCATTGACCTTCTTCGTCGAGACATCTTTTTTGGGTTAATTTATGGATTTTTCGAGAAAAGAAAGCCGAGTAAAAGTATACAGAGATtccaaaaaaaaggtgagttttctttatataAATGAAACGAACGCTCGTTTCACCCAGAGGCACAATACATTAAACTCAACTGGGTCAACTCGTTTGCATTCCCGAGTCTCGTTTGTATCGTAAATCGTTCCATCCGTTATTGTATGCTCGTCGACCATTACTgtggatcttttttttttttttcttttcttctctccaCCATATACAAAGCCTGTATCTATGTGGCTTCTTTGATTCAATGGAACACACAAAACAGAAGAGTCTTTTACAGTTTCTATATACGCAGCTATTATTGTAACCGTACATACGCACGAAGGCGCTTTGCCAACGCGCAAGTCCATGTGAAAACGAGGttgtggttttcttttttgaaaatgcgCGGCTGTTGTTGCTCGGAATCCCGGAGTGACGAACGAAACATCGGAATGCACAATCCACGTTGCGTATAGTTGATGAGATTCATCCTTTGCCAACTGCTGTTTGAGGATCACTGAATATCTAGTCAGTGGTGAGATATGAGATATACTCTTTTCTTATTCAATGAGGTTTACGTGCTTCGAACCCGCTGGCTATTTTTTGAGTTATGTGGGGTCTTTACCGTCTGCAAAAATAACGTCATTTGACTGTATATAGCTACTATATTATAGAACATTTGCAGAAAACATGGCCAATCGATGCGTGACTCGTGCTGCGTGGCACGTTAATGCGCCTTCTTTGAAGTTCGCAAGCGGATATCCTTAAATTTCTGATTAATTTCTAAAATGAACCGGATGTAATGACAAAGGTCCGTGCCATTTTTGGgaattttttctgttgataGTAGATCGCGAGACGTTCTCCATTTCCTCCGCAAACCGGAGATTGCGATTTTTTAATCCCGACGTCCGTATAAAGCGAACGAATGGATGAATCAACTCTATTGTTAGCAATTGGCGATTGTctaaaatgaaacgaaaaagaaactgaATTCCTCTTTTGAATGTAACAACATTGGCGGCACAAGAATCATTTAGAAAATGATAGCTCGCAGCTATATCGAACGGAGGAGAACGGTGACCCGTTGACTGCGCAATGTGGGCAAATGGGAAAATCCAAATCGATTCTTTGAAAATAAGTGATatagaacaagaacaaaaaatttgtattgagCACAATCGTTTCAAACACAGTGATGCCATAGAAGATTGGAATCGCAATCAAAAAGCCGTTATTCCAGCCTTTAATCTCTTTTTGTGCTGAAATcctatataataaaaatacttctctttctttctgttttttttttaaacggttGAATATTAATTAAGGTCGTACCTTGAGGCTATCTACATGCTAGTCACAGAAGAGGCACTACGAAAAGTCACGTTATTGtcttttgtgtttgtgtgtgtgtgtgtgtggaagaGGAAGTCAAAAGTAGGTTATATAACACGGGTCAACCGAATGATGCGACAGTACAAATAAGATGATATTAACGAGACAGCAAAACAAGTTCACACCTCTCaacaagcaaacaaaaaatgcccTTGGTAAAATCCATACACCAGCACaaggattttttaaattttttttcaacactttccattcattttccctttttgtttttttgttttttaatcttGTTGCTCAAGTTCTGTGATGAACCTCAAATCAGTGCcttccaagttggtctgcatCCACTTGTCGATTCGTTCGTTTAATTCGGGAGAGAAATGATTTTTCCAGTCGCCCGTTTTACCTGGAacgagcaaagaaaaacatttcacgTCTATATGCACAGCACCTGCAATCAAGCGCACCGGACGAGACGTTTATACCTTTACGGATGAAATTTCCGCTGTTATTCATCAGTCCAATTTCTTTGCCGATTTCGCAATTGACCGTTTCGTTTTTGGCGAAATTGTCGAAACGCAAATGTTCAGTCAGTTTGACCAATTGATCTTCGGTCAACGTCTTGCCAAGGAATTTGGCAATCTTTTGGATTTCTCCTCGCAGGTCCTGCACGCGTCAACACACATTGAAAAACACGTAAGGAAAaccttaaaaacaaaaacacaaaaatttcaaacaatttctgtttacctttttaaggtcCTCGTAGAAGACGAAGTGCAAATTGGGATGATGCCGTTTGTTCCAAGCGTCCAGCAAATGAGGAAAGAACGGAGCACTGTAAACTATCCTTTCCGAAATTGGCAAATGCGCGCACGTGTGAACAGCAGTCGATTAAGGTGTGCAcgttaatttcatttgttttattttgctatTGGGATAACGAACCTCGATCCGTCATGAAGTAATCGGCGAAAGCTTCCAGGTTGCCTGTGTAGTGATGGAATTCCAACAGCCGGTGGTAATGATAATATGAAACGATAACATCTTTGGGATTGCGAGCCACGTAGACAACCTTGATGTGTACCCATAACAAAATTCGGGGAAATGGAAAAGATGATAACGGTATAGAATTTTTAATTGTGTGAaagcaataataaaaaacaataacaaaagggTTACACACACCTTGCTGGTGTTGAGAACTGACGGGTTTAACAGATACAGTGGCAAGTGACTTTTGATAACTCTTGGGCCAGCCATTTGGTCAATTTGTTCCAGATCGCGAAGACAGTCGCCCAATACAAAGCTGATGGCCTTTCTGATGAACGGACGAAGCCAGTCCATTAAATTCCAATAGCAGATGAGCTCCATGATTTTGTCGACCAGCGGTGAATTGGCTTTTCTGGATACACACCAAACATTTGTCTTTAAAATTCTGATTGCGTTCGCTTTGCAGTATACAATTCAATCAGCGAAAACACTTGCCTGCAAATAGCCTCTCTCTCGAATTTTTCGGCCAACTTTAAGGGCAACATGTAGTTCATTCTTTTCACAGCAGACAGATGGGACAGAGAGAAATAAAGGGAAACGTGGTTTTTAattgtttaaatttaaaaaaaaaaaaaaaaaacgaaaacaaacagGTGTTTCCATGGGGAAATAATTATAGCAACATCACTCACTCTAGAAACGGTGAACGAATACTCAGCTGCTCCTTCTTGCTTTTCTCGAAATCACATTGATTCACGACCATCCACACTAACTCTTGCACCCAAGTCGTTCCTGTTAATATACCGATCAACCGTTGGCATGATTAAAAGATTGCATTAACAAGAACACACTTGTGACGTGGGCCATCTTACCGCACTTTGGGAAAGTGGACACATAGATATCGTCCGGTCTCGGTGCCAAATTGTAAATATCTTCCGCATTTTTGGCGAATTCAGGCGTTGTGACGTAATGATGCGGTTCGGACCTAACAAGTCCATCGAGGTAAGGTGGGAAATCCTTGCGAAATTGTCCACCCAACGTCTCGGGCATTATTTCGAATTTTTCCTGCAGCTGAAGACGCTCTTTAGCACCCGACATGTTGGCCGTTCGATGAGGTACTGAAGTCCGAACGATGAAAACAATAGAATTAtatctctttctttctccggACAATCCCGAAGGCCGCCGCTAGCGTTTCTGTACACCCATGTAGGCCAGacgcataaaaaaaaaagaaagaaaaaaaaacctgccGACCAATCCCCGCAAGCCAGGAAGCCCTCCTCAGCTGGACGTTCCACTTACCGATTCACATAGTATGGGTCTTGGGCTCTCGCAACTAGGTCAGGTCAGGTGTTGAAAAAGATACGGAGCTCACTCTCCGTTCATCTCAACGTGAACGCTGTAAGCTATAACAATTTCTGAAGATGCTGTTTATCTCTATGCACAGTATATATACATTCAACCTATACGCGTAaggcaaaaattttttttttattattatttctgtGATTGTCATTCATTAAACAAGTGCCTTGACACGGGCTGGGCATTGATTATCGGCTATATGTATTTTCTTAGGTCATGAagccccccctttttttttttttttatggcagAACAACGTGTGGGATTCATAGGCACGTGGTGAATTTATCAAAGAGTCCCTCTATTGTTGAGCTGGCCTTACTGAAGAACGGCCCGGTTGACCACAACAATCGCCAAATGGGCATCGGTTACACGAAGGAAGCTTGCCCTAGCTAACGTTCGATATtctactttttgttgttacagTTGTTGCCGTTTGGTTTTCTCTGAGTGCAATAAGAAAAGAATACTAGCAGAAGACGGCTTTCTACATAGAGAAGActatcttttttgttttgttttgtcctAAAGAGCTCCTTTTCCATTAAGTTGTTTGTTCAGCTTGAATGACCCACAAAGAATACGTACCTATCGGGTCAAAAAGGAATGTATATATGCACCCCGTTTTCTTGGTTggcaaaaatacttgtatgtATACCTTTGTGAAAGTTGTTGCTTTCTAACATGCAACAGCTTCGTAAAACCGGTGGTGATAAATCTCACGTATTAATGCATTCAATGGCACCGGACTATATAGGGACTAAGACACAAGGAGACGCATCAGAAGTGAACGTACATAGCAGATTCGAAATGGGCAAAATCACTGAACGATTAACGATTGGATTACATAACGGAGTGGGTTAACCTTTTGATTTCGCGTGTATATTTATTCTGGGCTTTGAACTGTCGGGGCACGACCATATTATTTCGCTCGTCCAATGCGTTTTCCATTGGATAGCCCAACATGTTCGTTATTGGTGCAAACAAACGTCAATAACAAACGAGGGAAGGTGTTGAATTCATTTTTCGGTATCATCCGATGGAAACGGTACCCCAAAACTCACAGCCAACTCGATTTTGAGTTAAGGTTAAAAATCGGTTAAGGCCAGAGGCTTCCATTGAATCTCGCCTAATATGCAAAGGGCCTTCAGTTTAGAATTGGTGAATTTTAAAGCTATAGTCCAACGAATTTGAAAAGGACTGCCTTTTTTTCCGTTAATAATCGGAAAAAACTATGCACGATCAGTTAGTTGACTGTTGAATGAAACTGGCCAAACGAGGTATCGTTGACACACTTTCCATTTCTTGTCATACGGGTCATCTTATTATGCGCAAGCTGCGCACTGTTGAAacgaaggaagaaaaaaaaaaaagacgacgaACCTAGAAAACAAATCGAGGACATTCAAAAACAGGATTTCATGAGGTCGGGTTTATTTTAATCAAATCTAATTTAATGTAGGTCGTCTCGTTTGAACGAAAAGAAGGCGATTTTCATTGAAGTTTGCCACACGACTGTTTTGAAACTGGTCTAGCGCCGCTGCTACACCAGTTTTAAAATTCTATCGGAACTATAAACAAAAGgcctttttcatttgaaattcctCTCCTATTCCAGACGCTCTAGACTTGGTGTCGTATTTGGCATTCACATGCAAATGACTCGTTACAAAGAGGAGCTATAAAACTTAATTGAATAATCCTGCTTGTTGGATGAAACGAAAACACGTGTTTCTCATTTTATTGGTAGGCTTCCTTATGATTTATTGCATCGGGCATTTTTTAAGAATCAATCTGATGGTCGCTCCGTTTTATGGAGTCCATTTGATGAGTATATAACCAACTTGTTGATGTCATATTTGAATTTAAATAATAGATTGTTAATACCAGCCTATGGGCCATTCGTAGTGTGTAGTGCAACTCATGTGTAACATTTCGTGCCCCATTCACAAAACAATTTAAGCCACAACAAGCGTTTGTTAGTTTTCTTTATACAAAGAGCCACAAGGGTTTCTCCGTCACGCAGCCTGGCAAGTGCGTTCCTATCTGTTGTAGcctatatgtatatattttgtCTAATACACACACTCCGCAAATTTCAATGTAATGTTTTCT
This genomic stretch from Daphnia magna isolate NIES linkage group LG10, ASM2063170v1.1, whole genome shotgun sequence harbors:
- the LOC116931538 gene encoding sulfotransferase family cytosolic 1B member 1, with amino-acid sequence MSGAKERLQLQEKFEIMPETLGGQFRKDFPPYLDGLVRSEPHHYVTTPEFAKNAEDIYNLAPRPDDIYVSTFPKCGTTWVQELVWMVVNQCDFEKSKKEQLSIRSPFLEMNYMLPLKLAEKFEREAICRKANSPLVDKIMELICYWNLMDWLRPFIRKAISFVLGDCLRDLEQIDQMAGPRVIKSHLPLYLLNPSVLNTSKVVYVARNPKDVIVSYYHYHRLLEFHHYTGNLEAFADYFMTDRVYSAPFFPHLLDAWNKRHHPNLHFVFYEDLKKDLRGEIQKIAKFLGKTLTEDQLVKLTEHLRFDNFAKNETVNCEIGKEIGLMNNSGNFIRKGKTGDWKNHFSPELNERIDKWMQTNLEGTDLRFITELEQQD